One Brassica oleracea var. oleracea cultivar TO1000 chromosome C7, BOL, whole genome shotgun sequence genomic window carries:
- the LOC106307050 gene encoding ubiquitin-conjugating enzyme E2 29, translating to MATRRILKELRELQRDPPMSCSAGPVGEDMFHWQATIMGPNESPYTGGVFLVTINFSQDYPFKPPKVVFRTKVFHPNINSNGNICLDILKDQWSPALTISKVLLSVCSLLTDPNPDDPLVPEIAHICKTDKAKYEAMARSWTQKYALY from the exons ATGGCAACGAGAAGGATTTTAAAAGAACTGAGGGAGTTGCAAAGAGACCCTCCTATGTCATGCAGTGCAG GTCCAGTAGGAGAAGACATGTTTCACTGGCAAGCTACAATAATGGGTCCTAACGAAAGTCCATACACGGGAGGTGTTTTCCTTGTCACTATCAATTTCTCGCAAGATTATCCTTTCAAACCTCCCAAG GTTGTATTCAGAACCAAAGTGTTTCACCCTAACATCAACAGCAACGGGAACATCTGTTTGGACATTCTCAAAGACCAGTGGAGCCCTGCCCTTACAATCTCTAAG GTGCTTCTCTCTGTGTGCTCTCTTCTTACAGACCCAAACCCTGATGATCCTCTGGTTCCAGAGATAGCTCACATATGCAAAACCGACAAGGCCAAATACGAAGCCATGGCTCGAAGCTGGACCCAGAAGTATGCCTTGTACTAA
- the LOC106307048 gene encoding rac-like GTP-binding protein ARAC3 isoform X2, whose translation MSASRFIKCVTVGDGAVGKTCLLISYTSNTFPTDYVPTVFDNFSANVIVDGNTINLGLWDTAGQEDYNRLRPLSYRGADVFLLAFSLVSKASYENVAKKWVPELRHYAPGVPIILVGTKLDLRDDKQYFVEHPGAVPISTAQGEELKKLVGASAYIESSAKTQQNVKAVFDAAIKVVLQPPKNKKKKKRKSQKGCSIL comes from the exons ATGAGTGCTTCAAGGTTCATAAAGTGCGTCACCGTCGGTGACGGCGCCGTCGGCAAGACTTGTCTACTCATCTCATACACAAGCAACACTTTCCCCACT GATTATGTGCCAACTGTGTTTGATAATTTCAGTGCTAATGTGATTGTTGATGGGAACACCATCAACTTGGGATTGTGGGACACTGCAG GACAAGAGGACTATAATAGACTAAGACCATTGAGCTATCGTGGTGCTGATGTCTTCTTGCTCGCATTCTCTCTCGTCAGCAAAGCTAGCTATGAAAATGTTGCTAAAAAG TGGGTTCCTGAACTCAGACATTACGCTCCTGGTGTTCCAATCATCCTTGTTGGAACAAAGCTTG ATCTTCGAGATGATAAGCAGTACTTTGTTGAGCACCCTGGAGCTGTGCCTATATCTACTGCTCAG GGCGAAGAACTGAAGAAGCTTGTTGGAGCTTCTGCTTATATAGAATCCAGTGCAAAGACCCAACAG AATGTAAAAGCCGTCTTTGATGCGGCTATTAAAGTAGTTCTCCAGCCACCTAAAAACAAGAAGAAAAAGAAGAGAAAGTCTCAGAAAGGATGTTCTATATTGTGA
- the LOC106307048 gene encoding rac-like GTP-binding protein ARAC3 isoform X1 produces MSASRFIKCVTVGDGAVGKTCLLISYTSNTFPTDYVPTVFDNFSANVIVDGNTINLGLWDTAGQEDYNRLRPLSYRGADVFLLAFSLVSKASYENVAKKWVPELRHYAPGVPIILVGTKLDLRDDKQYFVEHPGAVPISTAQGEELKKLVGASAYIESSAKTQQVPHIKFIIFLYLCFKILLTIPHWVIQNVKAVFDAAIKVVLQPPKNKKKKKRKSQKGCSIL; encoded by the exons ATGAGTGCTTCAAGGTTCATAAAGTGCGTCACCGTCGGTGACGGCGCCGTCGGCAAGACTTGTCTACTCATCTCATACACAAGCAACACTTTCCCCACT GATTATGTGCCAACTGTGTTTGATAATTTCAGTGCTAATGTGATTGTTGATGGGAACACCATCAACTTGGGATTGTGGGACACTGCAG GACAAGAGGACTATAATAGACTAAGACCATTGAGCTATCGTGGTGCTGATGTCTTCTTGCTCGCATTCTCTCTCGTCAGCAAAGCTAGCTATGAAAATGTTGCTAAAAAG TGGGTTCCTGAACTCAGACATTACGCTCCTGGTGTTCCAATCATCCTTGTTGGAACAAAGCTTG ATCTTCGAGATGATAAGCAGTACTTTGTTGAGCACCCTGGAGCTGTGCCTATATCTACTGCTCAG GGCGAAGAACTGAAGAAGCTTGTTGGAGCTTCTGCTTATATAGAATCCAGTGCAAAGACCCAACAGGTACCTCATATCAAATTCATCATCTTTTTATACCTTTGTTTCAAAATCTTGCTGACGATACCTCATTGGGTTATACAGAATGTAAAAGCCGTCTTTGATGCGGCTATTAAAGTAGTTCTCCAGCCACCTAAAAACAAGAAGAAAAAGAAGAGAAAGTCTCAGAAAGGATGTTCTATATTGTGA